DNA sequence from the Oreochromis niloticus isolate F11D_XX linkage group LG8, O_niloticus_UMD_NMBU, whole genome shotgun sequence genome:
AGCAATTATTGGCCCTACACTCCACCACACATTcaactattttttttatatattttggtaTTGGATGGAAATGACAAGTATGTCGTGATCCGGGTGAGTGGAGTATTTTTTTGTGTCTCCTCCCCTGGGCGGAGTTGACCTATTTTCCTCTCTGAAATCCTGCCTGGAGGTTGCGGCagtatttaaaatgaatagtgatGATAAAAACCAAGAGAGCGATAACtgtcagtgatcactgacttttttaggggcttgttcacattaaatagaacaagatacaaagcattaaaacatgttaaaaacacaacaaccttAATAAATGTAAAGTTGTTTGAACCGAAATGTTTCACcaggtcatcacttaaagattgGATTtcccacctgctgtgaatgttttaatgcagtacagttTCTATTATTATCACTCGTCACATCCTTttttatgacagttaaaataaataacattcatataagaaaaaaattatctcGTGTAAACTGTATGTGGTGTTAAACTGGCCTATATTAATGTACTTTAATGTCGGTCATAAGGGTGCTACttcaagagccatatattttatgaggtggtactcaCTGTGAAAATTTTTAAATCGCTGAGGGAGGTACAGGATTTATGAAATGGGTTTCCATTCTTACATTTCAAGTTTTACTTAATGAGACATTCCCTGAACACCTTACATCAGTTTCGAGATTGAAGCAGAATAACAAAATGCTCATGCATTATAGCCAGCAACCTGCCCTTTAAGTGACGCCCTGTTGCTTGCATTAGTTGATAATACTCTCTGGTGTACTGGGCCTTCTAAAATTGTGGCTAGAATGGTTTGGCTGGGTAGGAGTGGCATTCAGTTTACAGACTGATAAATACTATGCCCCAAAGTATAGCTCCCTGTGTATCCTTCTTTATTAACAAAGCAACTAGGATGAACTATATTACCTAAAAACAGATGGTCATGTTTGCCCACTCTGGTCCGGTCCCCGAGATCGATAATGTTATTAAAGGTTCTTTATGTTATATTTACTTGCCACAAGTCACTGGTTATTTACCTCTATAGAAGTAGCATTCGTATATCAAGATGTATCTTTACAAAACAAACCCACGTTGATCTGCGTGTCCAGGATATCTTTGCTATAGTTTATCAAGCATTCGTTTATTCCTCTGGACACAATGCCCTTCTTTGAACACTTGTATCACAACACCAATGATAAATTTCAtgatgtgcgtgtgtgttaacTGGTATTATGTTTGCTGTAGGTCACATTCCACAATATTGAGACATATCGACTGATAAATCACCCTCGATCTCTTGTATCATGCATAGTTTCTATCACGTGAAACGGGAACCTTGTAGTGACCGTTTAGATTGGATTGTGGTTACTGTTTACTTGTCCTTTGCATAAAAAATATCTATTGTGATTCTAAAATGGAGTTTTCCTCCTTTATTACAGTTACATGAAGAGCCCTCTTTGTGAATTCAAAAAGTGAATAGAAAGCAATGTAGTAACATTTTTACtttcaaaaagagaaaagaaagcaaaactgTCAATCAATTCAGACTGTATTTTCTCACAGTTTACAAGACATTCATATTTCACACATACATTTcttcttcattatttttatatttgctaatgaatgaatgaatactACAAAATAAATCATGATGTAACCATGTTAAAATGAACCTGAATGACCTGAAGTTAAaactcatgaactggaaacagAAGCATACAAGATAGGTTTTTGATTAGATGCTGCcctccagtgttgcaaagaaaaactgcagcagTTACAAACAGGAGCACTCGGAGCAAATAAGAAGCATTTTCACAGATGTCAAATATTCAGTAACATCCACTTTTCAGACCATCAGTATTCctctatgtatatataaaaaaaagtcttctgattctagttttaattattacatttataCTCAGTTATTATACGACTGCTGAGTTTGCTGTAATTTGTGCATTAACTTGATTTCTCTAGATCAGAATATTTGCAGTCAGCAAACAGACTATCAGGGTCACCAGAGATGTCAAGAGGCCTGGAGAGCTGCTTGCTTTCATTCTTCTTTCTGTAAGAAAACAACCAAGATCTACAGTGAATTGAAACTTGGCTCATGAATACAAGTATCACAATCCACTGATTATGCAGCTGTATCATCTACAAGACTGCCAGTGTTGTAAAAATGTTACCTGTGTTCAATACTAGCGGTCCCAATGAAATGCCTTCACTGTCATGGTAGGAAATATCCCTCGCCACTCTTGCATGGTAACCTGGGTAGCAATGCTGTGGAAAGCAGGGTGATTTCAGCAGATGAAGGAATCCAATAAGTGGTATGAAAGATTTTTTCCCAGTGTTAATACAAATAGTTATAAGTAGTACGTACAGCTGTGCAGTTATTGTGTCTCAAAAGACACAGGTGGACCTGGCAGTGCAGGTAGATAGATGAAAAGTTGGTAAAGGTGAACATCCTGAATGAGAAACGGGCTACGGTGGAGACGCCGTTCTGAACCAGCTCTACTGTGCCATCTGCTGGATTAGGACACCTAGGTAACAGCATAATGCGAAAGTTGCAGTGTTAATGTGCAAACAACTTAGTTATGATAAGAAGATGATTAAAGTTCACCCATcacaaaagacaagaaaagaatAGTTAAGGCAATTTCTTTACTGTGTAGTGATGAGATCCCAGCGCACAGGGTAGCTGGCATCATTAACAGGCGTTGCCCAGCAAGAGTCCAGAATAGTGGAGATCTGCCGCTCATCGATTCCCTGTGTCTGAACCTCAATGTATAACCTCTCATCTATTTCCATTTCTAAATTTCTGTTTCTGGTCAAAGGGAAGTGGAAGCCAGGGTCCCGGAAGGGTATCATCCTCAAATGATAATGGCCCAGACCAGATGGAAGTCTCTTGTTTACAATGCTACAGGAAAACATGATAAAACAAGATGTTTTCAGGATTTGGAATTCATAAAGTGGTCAGGTGTGTGTGCAGTCTGTAgcaaaatatatacaaaaatatgtaacacAAATGAAGGAAATACACAGTTAATGCATTAATAGAAAAGCACTGTAACTCTTAAGTGAATTTATTATAAACAGCATTACAAAGATAGGGTCATACAGCCTAGAAGAAATTACATATAAAAGCGTTCAACCACCAATTAGAACATATTGTAGAAAGTAATTGGAAATGATCAAAACAAATTGAGGTGACAGAGTGGGTGTACAAAAACTGAGCACATTAGAACAACGTTTGTATTAAACAAAGACAGGGTAAAATGCTGGTGATTCACATGGTCATTTAGTCATGAAGACAATCAAACACTGAGATTTCTATAAAGCTTAGCGAGCTATGTACCTTTGGAAAAGTAGCAACCACAATGTCATATaaccaaaaagcaaaaaaacaaaaaatgtaagcCAGATGGTGTTGTGGTTATCACCTCTCTACAGGGTTGATGCCAACATCCATAGACAGTGCCTGGGTCAGAGGATAGTCACAGGAGAAGTGCAGGTGGATGCTCTTCTCACGACTTATGAGACCATCATGAGAGTCCACATCCCCGCTGATGGTGTTCTCATAACTGAAATGAGTCCCGTTGCTCTTAAGAGTaagaagacaaaagattttaagcatgttttcaaaaattaaaaatgctgcCCAGAAGGTTCCTTCAATGTACTAATGTTACCCTCAGCATTGTCCCACAAAGCTGGTCATCATTGTTGAAGTGGAAAACCAGTCGACCATCCTCAAGAGTCCCGTTGCAGGTTTCATCTCGAAGATGGAGGGCATCAGAGTGGAAGCCGGCCTCAAACAGCTGACAGCGGGACAGAGATATGGTGCCAGAACTACTGACACAAGTGATGGCCGAGTCTaagaaggagagagaaacaCAATCTGATGCGTTATGAcatgattttttaaagctgagtCATCAATACTGATTTGAAAGACATTTGTTGACTTGACTGCTTAATATAAAGGCTGACTAATGCAATAAATACACTACAGATATTACTGAAGGTTTAATTAGCCCGCACCATAGCTCTCATTGTTTGGCCGATGGTGGTGCTCATCACAGAAGCAGCCATAGACACCGTCCTTCTCACCACACCACTCGTGCTCTGTGCAGTCCAGCTTTTCACAGGGGTCTGACTCATCTGCAGACACAGAGAAAGGATCATCAGTGATGAATGGCAatgatttaaatttttattaaatgtcTCATTTGAGCAGTACAAACATACCACAATGCAAAGCAGAGCGCCAGTCGGGGATGTCTAGCCCCAGAACAGAGCAGGTTCTCTCATAGGCGGAGACAGCGGAACACAGCATGCCATTGGCTGGAGTGTAGAGGCAGAGGTCGTAGACACAGGAAGAGAAAAATGGCTCGGGGTCAGAGTGCAGGTGGCAGGCGCTGAATGGACCGGTGGTGTTGGTGATGACACTGCAGAGTTGGGAGTATTCTTCTCTAAAGGTGCAGTCATTCAgtccatcatcatcttcatcagtgGAGCCACATCTGGAAAAGACAAATCATACTGGCATCAGCTACTGCCTTGTTGAAGCATCAGTAGTGATTTCCATTGCAACTCACCCTGATTGGCTGGTGGGTGACTTCCAGCTGTGTCCAAAATAATTATCGTTTTGTGCCAGTGTGCCATTGGGTAAGACTTTGTCATCTGAAGGATCATTGTTAGAGTTTCCACACATCCCTGTGACTCTGTCATGACGGTTTTGGCCCAGTCTGACCAGTAAAGTGCTCTGACCATCAAACTGGACTAGCAAGTCAGAGGCATCAACCACTATGTAGCTTCCCTGCCTTACCACCTGAGCTAAGATTCCCACTGTGGTGGGAAGAGACACATCATTTCCATTTACCTGAGAGGACAAGAGATGCAATAAGTGTGTGTTGTTACTTTTGTGCAGATTAGACTAAGTAGAATGCTATGAAAGTGATAGATAGTTTACCGTTACTCTTTTATTGGGTCCAATCCTGATGTAAACACTTTCTGGATGATTTGAGAGGTATATGTCCACTGCAGACACAAATGACACACGGTTGTTTCCACGGTGATTGTTGGTGGCTATCACCTGAAACTGGGTTTCATTAGTGCCATGGTTCGTGCTCTCAGTGATGATGTAGGAGCAAGTTCCCTGGAAATGAGCCACTGCTCCATCAAAGGTGATGTAGTGTGGATCCCCCCACACAGTGCAGGTGGACATAGCATCGTAACAGCCCAGCTGTCCGTCTCTGATGGAGCACTCTTGTGCAGGAGTGCAAGATGCAGCAGAACATCGCAGGTCATTGGGAGCGTGACATTCACATCTCTGGGAGCAACCGTCTGTCCAGAAGGACTCGCCAGCCTGTGAACCACACCACACCAATTTATAGCCAAATTGATACAACAAATATAGCTCTTAAAATGCCATTCtgaattctttttttcattaattgtAGGTGATTTAGTGCAGTAATTGCTAGATCACTACAAACTGCAACTGTTAATATACTAAATATTGTGACAGAGCAACTAGTTGTAACTGTTGTTCTTTCTCccacagagaggacagatgctAAATGCCACAATTTCAATAAATATGTGGAACAGAGCTGCATGATAAGGAGTATTTAATTATGCTGATGTAGCTGTATAATCTTCAACTGATTGTTTAATGCGTTCATTTATTTaggaagagatttttttttaatctgcagtTTAAAGAGTTAGAGCATCATTCTGCTTGTATAGCTACATatgaattattttctttctagtGCTGTAATATAAAACATAGTCATAATAGCCATGCTGAATATATGATAGCAAACAAGATGTTTTTTGGTCCTAGGATTTCAGTTATATGAAACTATAAACtgtagttttgcattttgcttgCTATTTCACAGAATCTACCACATTTCCTGGTATTCATCATGCTTCCTGAAATTTTTTATACGGTTTGGATTTTTTGGGTTATTAACATGGAACTAGcatgttttacattttgcagCTCTGATTTCTGGTTATTAGACCTAAACTACCACGTGTTTCCAGGTAACATCACATTTCTTGAAGCTTGTATTAAAAGGTTATTAACATAGGATTAATTCCAGCATTATGTCAATACGGTAATGGTATCCTAATACATTAAAACCTAAAGTCATATTAGTATCTTGTTACCCTATTATTATGAGGTTAGTATAtatgaaatgtgttttattgctaGTGATTGTGACTATACTattactaattttttttttttagctcatgTACATACATTTGTATCCATATTATCACTTATAATTTATGATCTGTTATTACTTAGATTTAAATGTAATAGTACTCACTAGATCACTTGGTTATTACTCTGTAAATTAAGTCGCAATTATTTGCTATGTctctatttttatcttcttGTTTCCACCTTGTTACCTCAGTATTACCACATTATTACTGAGCTATAATAGACATTATATAATAGGcactgttgtttgtttactatTGACTTTAATGTCTCACATCATAGTAGAATCCATCATATTGGCAGCCACAGCTTTCCACTGGGACACACCTGGTCCCACTCTTGATGAAGCCTTCGTCACAGAAACATCCCTCAGAGCAGAACTGCTCACAGGTTTCATCAATGCTACTGGCACAGGTGTGGCCACAGTCAGTACCGCACAGCTCATAATGGCTGTTGGCTGGACAGTCCAATGCTTAATAATGAGAAAAGCGAAAAATGGCAATAATCAGACATCTAATTTTAATGTAATACAATGTGGATATAATGAGTGTTGTCAAATTACTTAAGTGGTGAGCAAATTTCTTGTAAATTTcgatataaatataataaaacgaCATGTTGACTCACTGCAGGTGGTGTTCTCCCTCCACGGATAGATTCGAACATTAGCAGACTGACACGCACTGACATATGATTCAATGGCACTGCACAAGAGATCGTGGCCTTGTATTCCTGACAAACATACATCAAACACGCAGTCGTTGAAATATGGTGCCGGGTCCACCTCCTCGTGGCAGAAACTGAAGGGCCCATCAGCTGCCTGGATCACCTCACACTGATCTCTAGCGGGCTGTTCATTGGCACACTGTGGACAGGAGGAGCCACAGCCATCATTGCACGTGTAGTTGCCTGGCACCTTCCAGGCTCTCCCAAACTCATCTGGAGATGTGACTATCGTTCCAGATGGTGTGTGAAAATCATCATTTGGATTTCCATTAAAATTTCCACAAAGTCCGcatattttttctctgtgttgatGACAACAGTTAACATTAGTCCTTGTGTTAGTTTCATAAGgataaatagtaaataaatgaCTTATGTAGATGGGATTATCCTGGTTTTTAAAGCATGTCAAATAATAATGACTGTAGCTTTGATGGGTGGGAATTGTACCTGTAATTTGGTGGTACGGAGATAAACACTGCACTATATCCATTATAGGTGACACTCAAGCCGAAATTAGTGCTGGCAACTATACGAGATCCTGTTGCATAGATAGACACGTTACCTTCATTCAAGTTAATAGGTAAATTTCTAGTTACTCCATTCACCTAGAAGAGATATGCAAAGAAAATCAGtggttatttttttctgctttttaattgttatttttttctttcacagcaGTAAAAATATCCCTAAAATATATGTAGCTGCCATTTACTTCATAAATCTGATATTATTCATAACAATCATCTAATTAGCAATATCATTAACTACTTACTTGTACCAAACCTCTTCTATCCCTTGACATATGCACATCGTAGCtccacacattcacaaaaaCTTCAGCTACTGTTGAAAGTGGACGCCCATTCAATGCCTCATTCTTAGCttccacagaaaactgattgAGGTCATCAGTGGCATTACAAAGGGTCACCAGAGTATAGCGGCAGGTTCCTTGGAAGTCATAGGCCTTACGATCAAAGGTGATGTAGTGAGGGTCTCCAGAGGAAGAGCAGGTGCCATGGGGGTTGGGATGGCAGCCAAACTCACCCTCCACCACACGGCAGGACTCCTGGGGGCCACAGGAGTTGGGAGTACAGCGGACGTTCCCTGTAGTGCCGTTACAGGTACACAAGCTCTGACATTCTTCACTATCCCAGAACTGCTCACCACTTTCGCGATAGCGTCCTTGGTGATAGCATCCACAAGATGTTGGTGGAACACACTGGTCGCCATTGAGAATAAAACCATTGTTACACTGACAACCCTCCTGGCACACAGTATCACAGGTGAAGGGGAAAGAGAGGCTGGGGCAAGAAGAAGGACAAGACGTTCCACAGAGTTCATAATGGCTGTTTGACGGGCAGGTTAGtgctggagaaaaacaaacgtgttaatataaaaaaggcatttttaaacatttggagATCATGGCtagaattaattaaaaaacagttgaatGCTTACCACAGCCAGTTGCATTTCTCCATTGTCCTAAGGCAACACCCTTCTGTTGACACATTAGTGCATAATCTCGTAGGACATCACACAGAGTTGATGCTGGATCGCTAGAGCCCCTCATGATCTCCACACATACATCCACCTGCTGCCTTGGGTCAACCACAGACCAACAGGGTACAAATGGCCCATCTGGTGATCTGAGAATGCCACAGTACTCACTAGAATTGTAATTAGTTGTAGAATTTTGGTTCATGCTTTCCACGCAGTGAGCAGCCAGAGAGCCATCTCGCCAACTGTCTCCAAAGTCCTGAGAACTGTTGACCAGGACACCATTGGGTGTGCGGAAGTCGTCATATGGATGACCATTGTAGTCACCACAGAGTCCACCCAGGGAACCATTGTAGACACCAGGAGCAGTGACACGGACAAAGTGAGGCCAGACCGTTTGTACAGTTACATCAAAGGAAGTGCGAATGATGACACTGTAAATGCTGCTGTGGAAGAGTTGGATGCGGTTGGATGGAGTGCTGAAAGGCAGCCTGATCAGCTGACCATTAACCTGTAGGGTCATCCagttttttgcagttaacaAGACTTAAACAGTATTGTGTCCGtgtacacataaataaataattaaaggaaGAACATAATTTTAAGTAAGTGTTCCATTCACTTACCTTCACTTTACTGTTCCTTGCCATCTCAATAGATACGTGTATACCCTCTGCTTCAAAATGCAGAATTCCTGCAAAACCTTGCTGGCCTCTTGGCACTTTTTCTGCTGTCACCATGAAGTGTGGGTGACTGGACAGTCCCATAACTTTGGCAAGTGTCAGTCGACACGCTCCAGGATATTGGTATGTCAGTCCATCAAATGTCTGATATGACCCTGGGCCTCTGATCCAACATGTTTCATAGCTATTTGGTCTGCATCCTCTTTCTCCATCTTCCACCTTGCATGATTCAAGTGGGCCACAACCATGAGACTGACAAGTCATGGAGCCATAACTGCAGCTACAACGTCTCCCACAGTTTTCGTCTAGTATTACAGTTTGTCCAGAGCGGTAGTAACGGCCCTCAAAGCTGCAGCCACACTCAGCATGAGGGACGCAGACTCCACCACTGAGGATGTAGCCTGAATCACAGATGCAGCTTTCCTGAGAAGGTAGAGGGCAGTTGTGGGTAGAGTTGGGATTGACACAGGTAGCTGGGCATCCTGTGCCTTCAGACTCAAAGTGGCTGTTGGCTGGACATGGGATTTCTAGGCATAAGAGAACAACATCGATCTTTACATCAGTGGAATTTTAATACAAtaatatttttgaaataatGCAAAAAAAGTGATTAACATACCACAAAAGCCGGGTCTCCTCCAACTTGGTAGCTGAACACCATTTTGTTGACACTGACTTGCATACACACTTAGGGCTTGACAGAGAATGGGTTGGTACCCTCCTCCTACACACAGATCATAAACACAACTGTCCGCAAAGGACTGTGGAGGAAGTTGTTGATGGCAAGCTGCAAAAGGTCCAGAACTACTGCTGAGGATACCACAGTGGTCAGTGTTGCTGTACAATGCTGTCTCTTCTACAGTGCAAACAGCACAGTCCAGACCTGCACACTGTGGCCCACAGCCAGGCTCATCATCCCCAGATGCTTGCCAGCTGTTAGCAAAAACCACATCAGAGCTCACAACCTCACCCTCCCGAGTTTGAAAGTCATCTCTACGAATGCCATTGAAGTTTCCACAAAGACCGCATGTTGCATTCTGGTAAGTGTAGGGCAAGCTGATCTGGACATAATGATTTGTGTCATAAGACACCACTAAACCAAAGTCAGTGctgacaaacacagaaaaacctgACTCATAAACCTGCACGGTGTCATTCCTAAGGGAGAATGGAGTGGATGCAAAGTTCCCGTTAACCTGTAAAAAACCAGCAAATGCAACAAGTGAGAAAACTATATCTCGTCATAAAGTGTAGTATTTATCCAGAATCAAAATGACCAACCTTAGCCTGACCACGACGTCCTTTGACAAGCTCAATTGTGTCATTGTAGACATGCACTTTCACCAGTCGTGTCCAAGCAACTCGAGTACTGCCTCTGTGCTCATTTTTGCCCTCTACTCTGTAGTAGGGCAGTCCACTGTTACATTGCTCAGAGAGAACATAGGTGCAAGTGCCTTGAAAGTGAAACACTGTGTCATCAAAGGTGTAGTAATGGGGATCACCACTTATGGTGCAGGTTCCTCTTGGC
Encoded proteins:
- the LOC100707335 gene encoding alpha-tectorin isoform X2; protein product: MAGQIMFFVLLLGMTGVVTTQAVRPLYPTSGTVSSAVDDGSSPQITLLRPFFYFGRTYNSIYVNHNGHLTFTGPLSEYRSQRFPQGIRDIIAPFWTDLDNRGNGQIYYNQYTSGTVLQQATRDINQYFPGLNFNANWVFVATWYEVAYYPTSGTRTTVQAVLISGDQHSFLLMNYGIIASTTLNIQAGYDTIGSTHYYVLPGSFTSAASGSNSNFRLGSNVNEPGRWAFRTDHGSTGCTFNGELVQLGASFWSDSTCAQKCTCTSTGLQCRNQPCSFSQICKPASFQFSCQTVPRGTCTISGDPHYYTFDDTVFHFQGTCTYVLSEQCNSGLPYYRVEGKNEHRGSTRVAWTRLVKVHVYNDTIELVKGRRGQAKVNGNFASTPFSLRNDTVQVYESGFSVFVSTDFGLVVSYDTNHYVQISLPYTYQNATCGLCGNFNGIRRDDFQTREGEVVSSDVVFANSWQASGDDEPGCGPQCAGLDCAVCTVEETALYSNTDHCGILSSSSGPFAACHQQLPPQSFADSCVYDLCVGGGYQPILCQALSVYASQCQQNGVQLPSWRRPGFCEIPCPANSHFESEGTGCPATCVNPNSTHNCPLPSQESCICDSGYILSGGVCVPHAECGCSFEGRYYRSGQTVILDENCGRRCSCSYGSMTCQSHGCGPLESCKVEDGERGCRPNSYETCWIRGPGSYQTFDGLTYQYPGACRLTLAKVMGLSSHPHFMVTAEKVPRGQQGFAGILHFEAEGIHVSIEMARNSKVKVNGQLIRLPFSTPSNRIQLFHSSIYSVIIRTSFDVTVQTVWPHFVRVTAPGVYNGSLGGLCGDYNGHPYDDFRTPNGVLVNSSQDFGDSWRDGSLAAHCVESMNQNSTTNYNSSEYCGILRSPDGPFVPCWSVVDPRQQVDVCVEIMRGSSDPASTLCDVLRDYALMCQQKGVALGQWRNATGCALTCPSNSHYELCGTSCPSSCPSLSFPFTCDTVCQEGCQCNNGFILNGDQCVPPTSCGCYHQGRYRESGEQFWDSEECQSLCTCNGTTGNVRCTPNSCGPQESCRVVEGEFGCHPNPHGTCSSSGDPHYITFDRKAYDFQGTCRYTLVTLCNATDDLNQFSVEAKNEALNGRPLSTVAEVFVNVWSYDVHMSRDRRGLVQVNGVTRNLPINLNEGNVSIYATGSRIVASTNFGLSVTYNGYSAVFISVPPNYREKICGLCGNFNGNPNDDFHTPSGTIVTSPDEFGRAWKVPGNYTCNDGCGSSCPQCANEQPARDQCEVIQAADGPFSFCHEEVDPAPYFNDCVFDVCLSGIQGHDLLCSAIESYVSACQSANVRIYPWRENTTCTLDCPANSHYELCGTDCGHTCASSIDETCEQFCSEGCFCDEGFIKSGTRCVPVESCGCQYDGFYYDAGESFWTDGCSQRCECHAPNDLRCSAASCTPAQECSIRDGQLGCYDAMSTCTVWGDPHYITFDGAVAHFQGTCSYIITESTNHGTNETQFQVIATNNHRGNNRVSFVSAVDIYLSNHPESVYIRIGPNKRVTVNGNDVSLPTTVGILAQVVRQGSYIVVDASDLLVQFDGQSTLLVRLGQNRHDRVTGMCGNSNNDPSDDKVLPNGTLAQNDNYFGHSWKSPTSQSGCGSTDEDDDGLNDCTFREEYSQLCSVITNTTGPFSACHLHSDPEPFFSSCVYDLCLYTPANGMLCSAVSAYERTCSVLGLDIPDWRSALHCDESDPCEKLDCTEHEWCGEKDGVYGCFCDEHHHRPNNESYDSAITCVSSSGTISLSRCQLFEAGFHSDALHLRDETCNGTLEDGRLVFHFNNDDQLCGTMLRSNGTHFSYENTISGDVDSHDGLISREKSIHLHFSCDYPLTQALSMDVGINPVESIVNKRLPSGLGHYHLRMIPFRDPGFHFPLTRNRNLEMEIDERLYIEVQTQGIDERQISTILDSCWATPVNDASYPVRWDLITTQCPNPADGTVELVQNGVSTVARFSFRMFTFTNFSSIYLHCQVHLCLLRHNNCTAHCYPGYHARVARDISYHDSEGISLGPLVLNTDLGCFLTERRMKASSSPGLLTSLVTLIVCLLTANILI